A single genomic interval of Lysobacter avium harbors:
- the pdeM gene encoding ligase-associated DNA damage response endonuclease PdeM, translated as MPGMLEREIAGEALHFHADRAVFWPSRKRLLIADLHLGKGDVMRAAGIPVPTGGTAHDLARLDTLLRATGAAELWVLGDFLHGRRSAAVESAWRALLAGHPLVGVSVVGGNHDRALVPDALGVELLPEDVCDGPFRFRHHTRATGDDGQGHVLCGHVHPVVKLPGLPGRYPAFVLAPDQMVLPAFSAFTGGMRVDDPAQRWIACAKGLLVENF; from the coding sequence ATGCCTGGAATGCTTGAGCGCGAGATAGCGGGCGAAGCGCTGCACTTCCACGCGGACCGCGCGGTGTTCTGGCCATCACGCAAGCGCCTGCTGATCGCCGACCTGCACCTGGGCAAGGGCGACGTGATGCGGGCGGCGGGGATCCCGGTGCCCACCGGCGGCACCGCGCATGACCTGGCGCGGCTGGACACGCTGCTACGCGCGACTGGCGCCGCGGAGCTGTGGGTTCTTGGCGACTTCCTGCACGGCAGGCGGAGTGCGGCCGTCGAGAGCGCGTGGAGAGCGCTGCTGGCCGGGCATCCGCTTGTTGGCGTGAGCGTAGTCGGTGGCAACCACGATCGCGCACTGGTTCCCGACGCGCTGGGGGTGGAGCTGCTCCCGGAGGACGTCTGCGATGGTCCGTTCCGGTTCCGCCACCACACGCGGGCAACCGGCGATGACGGCCAAGGACACGTGCTGTGCGGCCATGTTCATCCTGTGGTGAAGCTGCCGGGCTTGCCAGGGCGCTATCCGGCGTTCGTGCTTGCGCCGGATCAGATGGTGCTGCCCGCTTTTTCGGCCTTCACTGGCGGCATGCGCGTCGACGATCCGGCCCAGCGCTGGATCGCGTGCGCCAAAGGCCTGTTGGTCGAAAACTTCTAG
- a CDS encoding YadA-like family protein codes for MIRITNRSSPNFITTDARFNRAPLAAALLLLMSVPLSAVAADRPCVNADGTPTLPSPGTNLGNEGGVDNSTCSSGANAFGSDNIANWVANAFGRRNTASGGNSNAFGTNNVSSGERGSAYGWGNTASGEFSSAMGYFNQSSGLYSTAMGSYSRASAMGSIAFGVLLDRDGDGIHNHTPLDYTTSSGYYSVAIGGGAQASADLATGVGPGSIASGDSSVAVGGYYDLNGNGVVDSSDMTLASGVASSAFGPATQATGDFSTALGYINSASGEYSSSVGTENQASGDNSSAFGYENRATGGSSSAFGHRTHASGQASSALGYANTASGRVSSAIGSFNQSSGAESNAFGLDNVASNNHTSAFGYSTTASGQRSVAFGYKSVASGPDSVAVGGWLDDNGDDVADPNEVTLASGANANAFGNGAQAKGDHSSAIGTGTLASGNASAAFGPKAIASGGLSAAIGPASTASALQSSAFGSAAQASAAGSSAIGSSARASVAESVALGSNSVADRVNTVSVGSLGSERQIVNVADATADTDAVNLRQMQAALGGVGGITMAQVQSVADAGDAVTLLDANAYTDAQIIAAGSITPAQVQAIADAGDAQTLTDANAYTDASSTQTLSDANAYTDSQIIAAGSITPGQVQTIADAGDAQTLADANAYSDAGDTQTLASANAYSDAGDARTLTDARAYTTSTATQTLQTANTYADTGDAATLRSANAYTDQQVARFNYGLDEFRTEMDDRFHTLDRRIDRMGATSAAYAGLAANTAGLGGANNIGVGIGSQGGQQALAIGYRRAIGARASVSLGGAIAGGESSVSAGAGFSW; via the coding sequence ATGATCCGAATTACGAACCGCTCGTCTCCAAACTTCATTACCACTGACGCACGATTTAACCGGGCACCGCTCGCCGCTGCACTGCTCCTTCTCATGAGCGTACCGCTGTCTGCCGTCGCCGCTGACCGGCCCTGCGTAAACGCGGACGGGACGCCGACGTTGCCCTCGCCCGGCACCAATCTGGGGAATGAGGGCGGTGTAGACAACAGCACCTGTTCATCCGGAGCCAACGCATTTGGCTCGGATAACATCGCCAACTGGGTCGCGAACGCCTTCGGCCGGCGGAATACTGCCAGCGGAGGGAACAGTAACGCGTTCGGCACCAACAACGTAAGCAGTGGCGAGCGCGGCAGCGCGTATGGATGGGGGAACACAGCAAGCGGCGAGTTCAGCAGTGCAATGGGCTATTTCAACCAGTCTTCAGGGCTCTACTCGACCGCCATGGGAAGCTACTCGCGCGCCAGTGCGATGGGAAGCATCGCCTTCGGCGTTTTGCTCGACCGCGATGGCGATGGGATTCACAACCACACCCCGCTCGATTACACCACCTCATCGGGATATTATTCGGTCGCAATCGGGGGCGGCGCGCAAGCGAGCGCTGACCTCGCCACCGGCGTCGGGCCCGGCAGCATCGCGAGCGGCGACAGCAGTGTCGCCGTGGGAGGTTACTATGACCTCAATGGGAACGGCGTGGTCGATTCAAGCGATATGACGCTGGCCAGCGGAGTAGCCAGCTCCGCATTTGGACCTGCAACACAGGCCACAGGTGACTTCAGCACCGCGCTGGGCTACATAAACAGCGCATCGGGCGAATACAGCAGTTCGGTTGGTACTGAGAACCAGGCGAGCGGGGATAACAGTAGCGCGTTTGGATATGAGAACCGCGCGACCGGAGGGTCCAGCAGCGCGTTCGGCCATCGTACCCACGCATCTGGCCAAGCCAGTAGCGCCCTTGGCTATGCAAATACTGCGTCCGGCAGAGTCAGCAGCGCAATAGGCTCTTTCAACCAGTCGTCGGGAGCAGAAAGCAACGCTTTCGGCCTCGACAACGTCGCGAGCAACAACCACACCAGCGCATTTGGCTATTCCACCACAGCCTCTGGCCAAAGATCCGTCGCGTTTGGCTACAAGAGCGTTGCAAGTGGGCCTGACAGCGTCGCCGTGGGCGGATGGCTGGATGACAACGGTGATGATGTGGCCGACCCCAATGAGGTCACCCTCGCAAGCGGCGCCAACGCCAATGCGTTCGGCAATGGCGCGCAGGCGAAGGGTGACCACAGCAGCGCGATTGGCACGGGAACCCTGGCCAGCGGCAATGCCAGTGCAGCGTTCGGTCCGAAAGCGATCGCCAGCGGCGGCCTCAGCGCCGCAATCGGCCCGGCGTCCACCGCCAGCGCTCTGCAAAGTTCCGCATTTGGCTCCGCCGCCCAGGCCAGCGCCGCTGGCAGCAGTGCGATCGGCAGCTCGGCGCGCGCCAGCGTCGCTGAAAGCGTCGCGCTGGGGTCGAACTCCGTGGCCGATCGGGTGAACACGGTGTCAGTCGGCAGCCTCGGCAGCGAGCGCCAGATCGTCAACGTCGCCGACGCGACCGCCGATACCGACGCCGTCAACCTGCGCCAGATGCAGGCGGCGTTGGGCGGCGTGGGCGGGATCACCATGGCCCAGGTCCAGTCCGTCGCGGACGCAGGCGATGCGGTGACCCTGTTGGATGCGAACGCGTACACCGATGCGCAGATCATTGCCGCCGGGAGCATCACCCCGGCACAGGTGCAGGCGATCGCCGATGCCGGCGACGCGCAGACGCTGACTGACGCGAATGCCTACACCGACGCCAGTTCGACGCAGACGCTCTCGGATGCGAACGCCTATACCGATTCGCAGATCATCGCCGCGGGCAGCATCACGCCCGGGCAGGTCCAGACGATTGCGGATGCCGGGGATGCACAGACCCTTGCTGACGCAAACGCCTACTCGGATGCTGGCGACACGCAGACCCTTGCCAGTGCGAACGCCTACTCCGATGCAGGCGACGCCCGCACCCTGACCGACGCCCGGGCCTACACGACCAGCACCGCTACGCAGACACTGCAGACGGCCAACACCTACGCAGACACCGGCGACGCCGCCACGCTGCGGTCTGCGAACGCGTACACGGATCAGCAGGTGGCCCGCTTCAACTACGGGCTGGATGAGTTCCGCACGGAAATGGACGATCGCTTCCACACGCTGGACCGCCGTATCGATCGCATGGGCGCCACCAGCGCCGCCTACGCCGGGCTCGCGGCCAACACGGCAGGACTGGGCGGCGCCAACAACATCGGCGTGGGCATCGGGTCCCAGGGTGGCCAGCAGGCTTTGGCTATCGGCTATCGCCGCGCCATCGGCGCTCGCGCGAGCGTGTCGCTGGGCGGCGCCATTGCCGGCGGTGAGAGCAGCGTGTCCGCAGGTGCCGGCTTCAGCTGGTAA